A region of the Mesoterricola sediminis genome:
ATCGCCGACCAGGTCTACGGCACCCTCACCCTGGACGGTCCCGAACGGCCCCTCCTGCGGGCCCACCCGGAGCTGGCGGACCGCACCCTCGTCGTGGAGAGCTTCTCCAAGCGCTTCGCCATGACCGGGTACCGCCTGGGCTGCGCCGCGGGCCCCCGCGCCCTGGTGCGGGCCATGACGGCCCTGGCCTCCACCAGCGTCACCCACGCCTCCATGCTCGCCCAGCATGCGGGCATCGCCGCCCTGGCGCTGGACGGGACCTGGGAGGCCGCCGTGCGCGACGGCCTCCGCCTCCGCCGCGACCGCTTCCAGGCGGGCCTGGCGGCCCTGCCCGGCCTCACCTGCCAGCGGCCGGAGGGCGCCCTCTACCTCTTTCCCGGGGTCGGCGCCTGGATGGCCGACCATGGGGTGGCCACGGACGGAGAGCTGGCCGATCGTCTGCGGGACGCCGCCGGCGTGAAGGTCCTGCCCGGCACCCCCTTCGGAGCCCCCGGCCACCTGCGGATCTCCCTGGCGGCCCCCCTCCCGGACCTGGACCGGGCCCTGGCCCGCCTCACGGACTTCTTCAGGAATGCGCCCGCCGGCTGAACCCGGCGCCCCTTCGCGTCATCGAAGCTCCGCGGAGGTGGAGCATGGAGGACCGCGACGGGCAGAGCGTCTCCCTGTGGATGGAGGGGCCGGCCCCGGCCCCGCCCGTCCTGGCGGCGGACCTGGACACGGATGTGTGCGTGATCGGCGCCGGGATCGCCGGCCTGACGACGGCCTACCAGCTGGGCCGCGCGGGCCGGGCGGTCACGGTCCTGGACGAGGGCCTCCCCGGCCGGCGCCAGACCTGGCGCACGACGGCCCACCTCGCCAGCGCCGTGGACGATCGTTTCGTGGAGCTCGAGCGGCTCCACGGCGCCGAGGGGGCCCGCCTCGCGGCGGACAGCCACGCCTCCGCCATCGACCACATCGGCCGGATCGTGGTCCAGGAGCGCATCCCCTGCGGGTTCAGGCGGCTCCCCGGCTACCTGTTCCTGGCGCCCGGGGGCCCGCCGGACCTCCTGGACCAGGAACTGGTGGCGGCCCGGCGCGCCGGGCTGGAGGTGGACAAGGTGCCCCGCCTCCCCATGGCCGGCTTCGACCCGGGCGCCTGCCTCCGCTTCGCCCGCCAGGGCCAGCTGGACCCCGTCGCCTACATGGCCGGCCTCGCCGCCGGCATCCTCCGGGATGGCGGCCACCTCTGGTCCGGCGCCCACGTCATCGCGGTGGAGGGGGGCGACCCCGCCCGGGTGCGCACGGCCACCGGCCCCACGGTGACGGCCCGGGCCGTCGTGGTGGCCACCAACACCCCCATCAACGACCGGTACGCCATCCACACCAAGCAGGCCCCCTACCGCACCTACGCCATCAGCGCCCGGATCCCCCCCGGCGCCCTGGAGGCCGCCCTGTACTGGGACACGGGGGACCCGTACCACTACGTTCGCCTGCGAGGCGACGGCACCGGCGAGGATGTGCTCATCGTGGGCGGGGAGGATCACAAGACGGGCCAGCAGGGCGACGGGACCGGCCCCTACGACCGCCTGGAGGCCTGGGCCCGGGTGCGTTTCCCCACCCTCGGCCCCGTGGACCACCGCTGGTCCGGCCAGGTGCTGGAGCCCGTGGACGGCCTGGCGTACATCGGCCGCAACCCCCTGGACGCCCCCAACGTGTACATCGCCACGGGGGATTCCGGCATGGGGATGACCCACGGCACCATCGCCGGCCTCCTCATCACCGACCTCATCGTGGGCCTGCCCAACCCCTGGGCCCCCCTGTACGATCCCGCCCGCAAGACCCTGCGGGCGGCCTCCGTCTTCACCCGGGAGAACGCCAACGCGGCCCTCCAGTTCGCGGCCTGGGTCACCCCGGGGGAGGTGCCCGGCGAGGAGGTCATCCCCCCCGGCGAGGGCGCCGTCGTCCGCCGGGGCCTGTCCAAGGTGGCCGTGTACCGGGACCCGGAGGGAAGCGCCCATGCATGCTCAGCCGTCTGCCCCCACCTGGGGGGGATCGTCGCCTGGAATCCGGGCGAGCACACCTGGGACTGCCCCTGCCACGGGTCCCGCTTCAGCGCCCTGGGCGAGGTTCTCAACGGCCCCGCCCTCTCGGGCCTGGCCCCCGCCCCGCTCCGGTAGAATGGGGGGATGGCCTGTCGTCCCTGGTTCCTTCTCTTCCTTGCCGTCACCGCCTGGGGCCAGGACCCCATCGCCCGGTTCCCCCAGCTGCCGCCCGGCACCGCCTCCATCACGGTGATGGACCGCCAGGGGCGGTTCGTGGGGCGGATCCAGCCCAGCCGGCGAACGTGGGTCACCCTGGACCGCATCCCCGCCTTCCTGCGCCAGGCCCTCCTGGCCGTGGAGGACGCCCGGTTCTACGAGCACGGCGGCATCGACCTGAAGGGCATCGCCCGCGCCCTGGTGCGGGACGTCACCCACGGGCGCATGGCCGAGGGCGGCTCCACCATCACCCAGCAGCTCATCAAGAACCGCTTCCTCTCCAACGAGCGGACCCTGGACCGCAAGCTCCAGGAAGCGCGCATGGCCATGGACTTCGAGAAGAAGTACTCCAAGGACCAGATCCTGGAGATGTACTTCAACGAGATCTACTTCGGGAACGGCGCCTGGGGCCTCGCCCAGGCGGCCCGCCTCTACTTCGACAAGAACCCCGAGGCCCTCACGGAGGCGGAGTGCCTCCTCCTGGCCGGCGTCCCCAAGAACCCCGGCCGCTACAACCCCCTGGGGAAGCCCGCGGACGTGGCCCTGCGCCGGGACGTGGTCCTGAAGCGCCTGGAGGAGCTGGGCTACGTCTCCGCCGCCCGGAAGCAGGACTTCTGGCGGCATCCGGCCGCCGTGCAGCCCCTGCCCCAGGCGCCCTCGTACCTGGCCCAGGTGCGCGCCCAGTTGGCGACCGAGCTGGGGGAGGACGCCGTCGAACGGGGAGGCCTGGAGGTCTTCGCGGCCCTGGACCTGGAACTTCAGAAGGCGGCGGAACGAACGCTCCGGGAGGGGGTGAAGCGCCTTTCCCCCGACCTCCAGGGCGCCCTGGTGGCCCTGGATCCCCTCACGGGGGACGTCCTCGCCGCGGTGGGGGACGCCGAGGGCCAGGCCCGGTCCCTCAACCGGGCCTTCACCTCCCGGCGCCAGCCCGGCTCCGCCATCAAGCCCCTGCTCTACGCCACCGCCGTGGACCAGGGCCTCACCGCGACCAGCCGCTGGAACGACGACCCCGTCGCCTATCCGGGCGCCGGGGGCCGCCCCTGGAAGCCCCGGAACTTCGCCGGCGAGCACCTGGAGGACCCCACCCTCGCCGAGGCCCTCGCCCACTCCAGCAACGTCGTGGCCGTGAAGGTCCTGGACCGGGTGGGCCTCCCCGCCTTCGTGGAAGCGGCCGGACGAATGGGCCTGCCCCTCCGGGCCGCCAACGGGCTGTCCCTGGCCCTGGGCACCAGCGAGGTGACCCTCAAGGACCTGGTGCAGGCCTACACGCCCCTGGCCAACCCCGGCAACCTGGCCCAGGCCCGCACGATCCTCCGCACCCATGACCTGCGGACCGGGGCCTGGGTGGAGCACGCGCCCTCGGTCCAGGCGGTGTTCAACCCGGCCGCCTGCTTTGTCACCGCCTGGATGATGCAGGACGTCCTCCTGCACGGCACCGCCAAGGCCCTGCGCACCTTCGCCCAGGAACACCCCTGCGCCGGCAAGACCGGCACCACCGAGGACCAGCAGGACGCCTGGTTCGTGGGCTTCACCCCCCACCTGGCCGCCGGCGTGTGGGTGGGCTTCGACCGGCCCCGCCCGGGTGGCCGGGGCTTCACCGGCGGCGCCGTGGCGGCCCCCATCTGGGAGCGCTTCATGAGGAAGGCCGTGGGCCACGCCGAGCCCGAGCCCTTCCAGGCCCCTGAAGGGGCCGTCCAGGTGACCGTGGATCCCGCCAGCGGCCAGGTGGCCACCGACGCCTGCCCCGCCACCGCCGAGGCCTGGTTCGTGGCCGGCACCGAGCCCCAGACCCCCTGCCCCCTCCATGCCCCCCAGGCGCCCGAGACCCAGCCCGTTCCCTGATCAGCCCCGGGGCCGACGCGCCTCCGCGTCCGTCCTTCCCGCCGGTGGATGCGGCGGCCAGGACGGACGCGGAGGGTGGACCCCGGTCAGCGCTTGACGGCGTCGGCCAGGAGGCCGGCCTTGTCCGTCTTTTCCCAGGGGAAGTCGCCGATGCGGCCGAAGTGGCCGTACGACGCCGTCTGGCGGTAGATGGGGCGCAGGAGGTCCAGCGACCGGATGATGCCCTTGGGGCTCAGGTCGAAGTGCTCGGCGACGAGCCGCTCGAGGACCGCGTCGTCCACCTTGCCGGTGCCGAAGGTGGTGACCATGACGCTCACGGGGCGGGCCACGCCGATGGCGTAGGCCACCTGGATCTCACAGCGGGAGGCGAGGCCGGCGGCCACGATGTTCTTGGCCACATAGCGGGCGGCATAAGCAGCCGAACGATCGACCTTGGAGGGGTCCTTGCCCGAGAAGGCGCCGCCCCCGTGGGGGGCCATGCCGCCGTAGGTGTCCACGATGATCTTCCGGCCCGTGAGGCCGCAGTCACCCTGGGGGCCGCCGATGACGAAGCGCCCGGTGGGATTCACCAGGTACTCGGTGTCCTTGAGCCACTCCGCCGGCATGACGGGCTTGATGATCTCCTCGATGACGGCCTCGCGGATCACCGCGTGCTCCAGTTCCGGAGCGTGCTGGGTGGAGAGGACGATGCTGCGGGCAGAAACGGGCCGGCCGTCCACGTAGCGGAGGGTCACCTGGCTCTTGGCGTCGGGACGGAGCCAAGGCAGGCGGCCGGACTTGCGCAGGGCGGCCTGGCGCTCCATGAGCCGGTGGGCGTAGTGGATGGCGGCGGGCATGAGGACGTCGGTCTCGTCGCAGGCGTAGCCGAACATGAGGCCCTGGTCGCCGGCGCCCTGCTCCTTGTCCAGGCCCTGGCCCTCGGAGACGCCCTGGCTGATGTCCTGGCTCTGCTTGTCGTAGCAGACCATCACGGCGCAGCCGCGGTAGTCGATGCCGTAGTCGGTGTTGTCGTAGCCGATGTCGCGGATGACGTTGCGCGCCACCTGGATGTAGTCGACGACGGCGTCGGTGGTGATCTCCCCAGCCATCACGACGAGGCCGGTGTTGCAGAGGGTCTCCGCCGCCACCCGGGAGCGGGGGTCCTGGGCCAGGACGGCGTCCAGCACCGCGTCGGAGATCTGGTCGGACACCTTGTCGGGATGCCCTTCCGACACCGACTCCGAGGTGAAGAGGAATTCATGGGACATTGCGTTTCTCCAGGGTTTCAGGTTGAGGTTCCTGCGCATGGGTCCGTGAGGTCCAGGGCACCGCAGCATCCTGCTCGGTTGCCGACCCCCCAGGGGGGGCACTCTACATGCGACTGCAATTTTCAAGCCCAGGCGGGGCCTTGTCAATGACGCCGGTGCCGGCGGCGGCCTGGAACACCCAGGCCAGGAGGACCACAAGCAGGCAGCCGATGACGTTGTACCAAAGGAACGAGATGGGGGTCAGGAAAAAGCAGGCCAGCACCGCCGCCTCGGCCACCAGTGCCGCCCAGAAGGCCGAGCCGCCACGGACCCGTTTCAGGTAGAAGGCGACGATGAAGATGCCGAGGATCGTGCCGTAGAAGAGGGAGCCCAGGAGGTTGACGGCCTCCACGAGGGACCCGAGGCGGCTGGCGTACTCGGCGAAGGCCACCGCGAAGATCCCCCAGCCCAGGGTGGCGAGGCGGGTGACGCGCACCTCCGAGGCGGGGCCGGCGCCCTTGCGGAAGCGGCGCCACAGGTCCACGAGCGTGGTGGCCCCCAGGGCGTTGATCTCCGCGGACATGCTGGACATGGAGGCGGAGAACTCGGCGGCGAGCACCAGGCCCACGACCCCCGCGGGCAGGGCGTGGAGGACGTACCAGAGGAAGATGTAGTTCACGTCGCTGGGATTGGTGCCGGGGGCCGCCTTGCGGAGCACCTCGACGCCGGCCTTGCGCACCTCCACGGCCCGGGCGTCGGCGCGGACGAGGGCCTCCCGCTCCGGCGCCGCGTCGCCCCGGCGGCGGGCCTCGGCGAAGGCCCGGGCGGCTGCCGCACGCTCGCCCGCGACCGTTTCCCACCGGGCTTCGATCTTCCGCCATTCGGAGGCCTGGGGTCCCGCCAGGGCCGCCTTCACGGGGGCGGGGTTGAAGAACACCGGCGGCGGGCTGAACTGGTGCGCCGCGAAGACGAGGACCCCCAGCAGGAGGATGAGGAACTGCATGGGCACCTTCAGGAGGCCGTTGGCCAGCAGGCCCATGCGGCTCTGGGAGACGGAGCTGCCCGAGAGGTACCGCTGCACCTGGCTCTGGTCGGTGCCGAAGTAGGAGAGGGAGAGGAAGAACCCCCCGATGAGGCCGGACCAGAGGTTGTAGCGGTTGGTGACGTCGAAGGAGGTGTCGATGGCGTTGAGGCGGCCCAGGCCCCCGGCCACGTGCAGGGCGTCCGCGAACCCGACGCCCGCGGGGAGCCTCCGCGCCACCAGGGCTCCGGCGGCCACCATGCCGCAGGTGATGATCAGCATCTGCCAGCTCTGGGCCCAGCTCACCGCGCGGGTGCCGCCGGTGACCGTGTAGATGAGCACAAGGGTGCCCACCAGGGCCAGGTTCACCCGGATGTCCCAGCCCAGCAGGACGGAGAGCACGAGGGCCGGGGCGTAGATCGTGAGCCCCACCGCGAGCCCGCGCTGCAGGAGGAAGAGCCCGGCCGCGAGGGTGCGGGTCTTGGCGTCGAAGCGCGCTTCCAGGAACTCGTAGGCGGTGAACACCTTGAGCTTGTGGAACAGGGGCACCAGGGTGGCGGAGAGGACCACCATGGCCAGGGGCAGGCCCAGGTAGAACTGGACGAAGCGCATCCCGTCCACGTAGGCCTGGCCCGGAGTGGAGAGGAAGGTGATGGCCGAGGCCTGCGTGGCCATGATGGAGAGGCAGATGGTGAACCACCGCGCGTCCCGGTTGGCCAGGATGTAGCCTTCGGCGTCCCGGTGCCCCCGGCCCTTCCACAGCCCGAAGAGGACCACGAAGGCCAGGCACCCGGCGAGGACCGCCCAGTCCAGGGGGCTCACGAGAACACCCGCGAGAAGACCCGCATCAGGACGATGCAGGCCAGCAGGTTCAGGATCACCAGGGCGTAGACCGCCCCCCAGCGCCTGCCGCCCGCCTCGGGGCCGCTCACCGGGCGCCCTTCAGGGCGAGGAGGTTCGCGAAGAGCCGGTAGGCCCCGCCCACCCCCTCCGGCAGCTGGCGGAAGAAGGAGATCCCCGTGTAGACGAAGTGCCCGCGGCCCCAGGGCGCGGCCAGGAGGCCCCCGGCCAGGGGCTTCTCGCCGGTGTCCGAGCAGGCCAGGACGGCGGTGTAGCGCGGGTCCCAGTCCTGGGCGAAGTAGAGGCCGCGCTCCTGGACCCAGCCCTGGAAGTCCGCGGGGCCGATGCGGTTGGGCCCGGCGAGGACCGGGTGGTCCGGGGCGAGGAAGGTGACGGGGGCGTCCTCCTCCGTCACGCGCCCGCGCCCCACGGTGAAGGGATAGGGCCCCAGGGCCGGGGTCACGAGGCCCTGGTCGGTGGCGTAGAGCACGACCTCGGTGCCGCCGGCGGCGACGTAGTCGAGCAGCCGGGTGCGGAGCTGGGCGAGGCGCGGCCGGGTGTTGAAGGCCCGGATGCCCACGACGATGGCGTCGTAGACGGCGAGGTCCGCCGTGGCGAGCTCCTCGTCGGAGAGGAGGTCCACCCGGTACCCCAGGGGCCGGAGCAGGGCCGGGATCTCGTCGCCCGGGCCCATGACGTAGCCGATGCGCGTGCCGCCCTTCTTCAGGTCCAGGCGCGCGACGCGGGCGCCGGCGGGGGTGAGGAGGGTCTGGACCGGGATGTGGGGATGGTCCACGAGGCGCCGGGAGAGGGCCGGGACGGGCCCCGCGCCCGTGTCCACCGTCACGGCCAGGGCGCCGCCGCCGGGGGCGGGCGGCGGGGTGAGGCGGGTCTCGAGGCGGGCCTCGTCCCCCGCGCGGTCCAGGCGCACCTGGAAGGCGGCGGGCTCCGCCGTCCAGCCCGGGGGCGGCGCCAGGCGGACCGTGCCGGCCACGGGGCCCCGCCCGGCGATCACGTCCAGGCGCAGGACCCGGGGGGTCCCGTCCGCGAGGATCTGGACGGGCTCGGCCAGGTTCACCAGGAGGGGCGGCACGACGAGGAAGGGTTCGCGCCGCTCCCCGAGGACGGGGTCCCGGTGGCGGCGCACCACGGGCACGGCGAGGCTGAAGGGGACACCGCCGCTGGACAACCGGAACACCGCCGTGAAGGCGGGGGGCGCTTCGGGCAGGCCGGCCAGGGGCGACGGGGGGGCCGCCGCGCCCGGCGCGGGGGCCGGCGCCGCGTCGGCCGGCACGGCGAGCCTCCGGGTCTCGGAAAAGGGCTGGTTCACCTCCAAAGTCCGCGGCGCCGTGGCGCCTCCGCCCAGATCGATCCCTTCCAGGACGATGCCCGGGGCCAGGCGGGAGAGCACCGTCAGGGTGACGGGGACGGTCTCCCCCGGGGCGGCGCTGGGGCGCTCCACGGTGGCCTCGGCCCACAGCCCCGCCGCGCAGCGGATGGCCTCCGTGAGTTCGGGGCCCTTCACGGCCTTCCAGGGATCCGGGGGCAGCCGGTCCAGGGCCGCCCGGGCCCGCAGGAGCCAGGGCAGCGCGCCGGAGGGGTCCTCCGGCCGGAAGGCTTCCCGGGCCTTGGCCAGGAGCGCGTCCACCTCGCCGCCGCCCGGAACCCGGTTCCAGGTGAGGTCCACGCCCTCCAGCAGATCCCCGGGCGCCTTCTGCCCGTCCAGGGGCTCGAAGGTCTCGGGCCGGGCGCCCCGCACCGGCAGGGCGCCGAAGCCCTGGCTCCGGTGCTGGCTGCGGCTCTCCGCCGCCAGTTCCGCGTAGGACCGGCCCAACAGCGGATCGTAGGCGCCGGGGTCCAGCCGCGTGAAGGTGCCGTCGGGCTGGCCCTCCCGGGGCCGGAAGCTGTTCCAGAGGATGCGGCGGGCCTGCCAGGGCCGGACGTAGGCCAGCTGCTCGGGGAAGGCCGCGGGGTCCGCCGCGGCGCGGAAGGCCTCCAGGGCCAGGATGGCGGAGGCCGTGTGGTGGCCGTGGGTGCCGCCGGGTTCGGGGGTGAAGCGGGTGAGGATCACGTCGGGGCGGACCCGGCGGATGACCCACACCACGTCGGCCAGGGCGGCGTCGTGGCCCCACACGCGCAGGGTCTCGGCCGGGGTCTTGGAGAAGCCGAAATCCACGGCGCGGGTGAACCACTGCTCGGCCCCGTCCACCCGGCGCGCGGCCAGCAATTCCTGGGTCCGGACGGCCGCCAGGGCCTCGCCCAGCTCCGTGCCGATGAGGTTCTGGCCGCCGCCGCCCCGGGTCATGGACAGGTAGGCGGTGCGGACCTTGCGGCCCCGGGCCAGGGCGGCGAGGACCTGGGTGTTCTCGTCGTCGGGGTGGGCGGCCACGTAGAGGACGGTCCCCAGCACCCGAAGGCGGTCGAGCATGCCCTGGAGGGCGGCGCCGTCCGGCAGGGGCGCCGGCTGGGCATTCAGGCCCAGGGTGCCGGCCAGGGCGAGGAGACAGGGGCGGGACACGGAGGGTCGAGGCAGCATCGGGCCTTCCAGGAAGCGAACGGGTACCCGACCAGAATAGTCGGGTACTGTCCGTTTCCCAAGTTCCCGCGGTCGCCGGTTCGTGATTGAATGGCGGTGGCGATGGTGTCCGCCCTGTAACCGCCCCGATGGCTGATGGCGCCTGACTTTTCCCCTGCGGAGGCGGCATGGCGTGGAATTGGCGGGTTGAGCGGACGGTCTGGGACCTGGGCCTGGGCTCCGCCGTGGGGGCCTTGGCGGGCTGTTCGTCAGCGCTCTTTCTCTACTTGCTCGAGCGGGTGATCGCCACCCGGGAGCACCACACCTGGCTCCTCTTCGCCCTCCCCGTCCTGGGGGCGGCTTCCGCTTGGCTGTACCACCGGTGGGGGGGCGAATCGGAGCGGGGCGGCGCCCTCATCCTGGACGAGGTGGTGGATTTCCGCGGGCGGGTGCCTGTGCGCATGGCCCCCCTGGTCCTGGCGGGCACCCTCCTCACGCACCTGGGCGGGGGCAGCGCGGGCCGGGAGGGCACGGCCATCCAGATGGGCGCCGGCCTGGCCACGGGCCTGGGCCGCCTCCGCTGGCGCTGGCTGGGCCTGAACGCCAGCCGCCAGCGCCTCCTCCTCATGGCCGGGGTCTCCGGCGGCTTCGGGGCCCTCTTCGGGACGCCCGCCGCCGGCGCGGTGTTCGGCATGGAGGTCATCACCATCGGCCTGCTGCGCTACGAGGGGCTCCTGGTGTGCGCCGCGGCCAGCTTCGCCGGGGACGGCGTCTGCCGGCTCCTGGGCGCCCACCACGCCCACTGGCGCCCCGCGGCCCCGCCCCTGGACGGGCTCCTCGGCCTGAAGCTCCTGGCCTTCGCGGTGCCGGCGGCCCTGGTGGCCGGAGCCTTCGCGGAGACCACGCACCGCCTCGCGGCCTGGACCCGGGCCCGCCTTCCCCACCCCTGCCTGCGGGCCTTCGCGGGCGGCTGCGCGGTGATCCTCCTGGCCCTCGCCTTCCGGACCCCCGACTACCTGAACCTGGGCACGGTCTGGCTTCCGCGGGTCCTGGACGCGCCCGGGCCGGTCCCGGGCTGGGCCTTCCTCCTGAAGTTCCTCTTCACGGCCGTGACCCTGGGCTTCGGCTTCAAGGGCGGCGAGGTGACGCCCCTGTTCGTCATCGGCGCGCTCCTGGGCGCCGCCCTGGCGCCGGTCCTGGGCATGCCCGTGCCCTTCGCCGCGGCGGTGGGCTACGTCACGGTCTTCGCCGCGGCCAGCAACACCCCCCTGGCCTCCCTCATCATGGGCGTCGAACTGTTCGGGGCGGCCTTCGCGGGCCCCCTCGTCCTCACCTGCTTCCTCGCGTACGTCCTGGTCGGCCACCGCGGCATCTACGGCGGCCACCGGGTGCATACCCCGAAGATGGGCGTCTGAGCCGCCGCGCCAGGGCCGCAGGGGAAACCGCCCGGACAGGGCTCAGGCGGAGAGCGCCTCGGAGGCCCGGGCGCGCTGGCGGGCCCCCGCCTTGCGGGCCTTCTCCACATCGGGCAGGTGCTCCACGGCCCACTTGCACAGGGCGCCCAGGGGCTCGCGCAGGGTCGTCCCCAGCTCGGTCAGGGAGTATTCGGTGCGGGGCGGCACCTCGGGGTAGACGACGCGCTTCACCAGGCCGTCGTGCTCCAGCTTGCGCAGGGTCTGGGTGAGCATCTTCTGGCTGATGCCGCCCACCTCCCGCTGGAGCTCGCCATAGCGGCGGGTGCCCTGGGACAGGAGGTAGATCACGAGGGTGGTCCACTTGTCGGCGATGAGGTCCAGGACCATCCGGGTGGGGCACTGGGGGCTCAGGACGTTGGGAGCGGCGGAACAGGCCTTGCGAACCATGGGGTGCCTACCTTCCATTCAGGTGCCTACTATCCAAAAGAGAGCAGCCATCCTAATTTTGTCCTACGGCCTTGAACGCCGCAACCCACCCCTTGAAAGGAGTGACCGATGACCGCAGCCCTCAGCGCCCAGGATCTGCTCACCGTCCAGAACCGCCGCTACGCCACCAAGAAGTTCGAGACGACCCCCATCCCCGCCGAGACCTGGGCCGCCCTCGAGGCCTCCCTCGTGCTCACCCCCAGCTCCTTCGGGCTCCAGCCCTGGAAGTTCCTCGTGGTCTCCGACCCCGCGGTCCGCGCGAAGCTCAAGGAGGCCTCCTGGGGCCAGGCCCAGGTGGAGGAGGCCAGCCACCTCGTAGTCTTCCTCGCCAAGGACACCCTGAGCGCCGAGGACGTCCAGCACTTCATCGCGCGCATCGCCGAAGTCCGGGGCGTGGCTCCCGAGAGCCTGGCCGGGTACCGCGACATGATGGTGGGCACCCTGGTGACCGGCCCCCGCGCCGCCCACATCCAGGAATGGGCCACCCGCCAGGTCTACATCGCCCTGGGCAACTTCATGACCAGCGCCGCCCTCCTGGGCGTGGACACCTGCCCCATGGAAGGCCTGGACCCCGCCCGCTACGACGAGATCCTGGGCCTGGCCGGCACGGGCTACCACACCGTCTGCGCCTGCCCTGCCGGTTACCGGTCCGGCGACGACAAGTACGCCGCCCTGGCCAAGGTCCGCTTCCCCGTGGAAGAGATCGTCGTCCACCGCTGAGCCGTCCCGGGGGGCGGTCCGGGTTCTGCGTCCCCCGCTTCTGGGCCAGAATGGGGGCATGGGAGAACCCTACTATCTCCGGAATTTCCAGACCGTCCTCTCGGACGTGGAAGGCCGGTACGGGGATCTCCTCACCCCGGACGAGGCGGCCCGGCTGGCCGGGTTCAGGGAGCTGGATCCGGAGGCGCGGATGTTGTTCGTGCGCCTCCTTACCCGCAAGGGGCCCTGGATCCGGCGGGACGCCTTGGCCTACGCGGAGATCGGCGACCTGCCCGGCGCCCTCGGGCGCCTGGAGGCCGCCGGCCTCTGCCAGACCGAGACCGGGGCCACGCCCGCCGACCTGACCGCCCTCCTGCGCCGGGACGAACTGGCGGCGCGCCTGCGGGCGGCAGGGCTCCCCTGTCCGGCCCGGGCCAGCCGGGACGCCCTGGCGGACCAGCTGCTGGCCTCGGCGCCGGAGGCGGCCGGCCTTCCCGCCGTGGCCCTCCGGGACCGGGCCTGGGCCGACCTGGCCCTCCTGCTCTTCTTCGGGAACCGGGAACAGGGCCTCGCGGACTTCGTCATGGCCGACCTGGGCCACGTGCGGTACGAGGCCTACCCCCTGGACCCCGCGGGCCGGGCCTTCCGCACCCGGGCCGAGGTGGAGGCCCTCTGCTCCCTGGAGGCCCTGCGGGACGCCCTCGAGGCCGGGGAGGACCTGGCGGGGCCCACCGGGGCCCTGCTCGCCATGGAGGCCTGCCCCGGCCTCCGCGCAGGCCGGCGCCACCGGCGGCTCCTGAACGAGGCGGGCCGGGCCTGGGAGCGCCTGGGCCGGGAGGAGGCCGCCCTGGCCTGCTACGGCCGGAGCGGGCTGCCCCCGGCCCGGGAGCGCGTCGCCCGGATCCACCTGGCCGCGGCGCGCTGGCCCGAGGCCGCCGAAGCGGCCCTGGCCATGGCCCGCGCCCCCCTGGATCCCGGGGAGGCCCGGGCGGCGCGCCGGATCCTCGCGCGCCTCGCCCGGCACGAACCCGCCGCCGCCGCGTGGCTCGCGGCCCATCCCCCCCCGCCGGCCCCGGCCGAGCTGCGCCTGACGGTCCCGCGCCATCCCTCGGGCCTGCCGGAGCAGGCCGCCCTGGCCGCGGCGCCGGACTGGCGGGGCTGGCACACCGAGAACGTCCTCTGGAACGCCCTCTTCGGGCTGGCCTTCTGGGACGTGGTCTTCGCGCCGGTGCCGGGCGCCTTCTTCCACCCCTTCCAGGCCGGCCCCGCGGACCTCCGCAGCCCGGCCTTCGCGGAGGCCCGGCGGGAGCTGCTGGCGGCG
Encoded here:
- a CDS encoding sodium:solute symporter, which gives rise to MSPLDWAVLAGCLAFVVLFGLWKGRGHRDAEGYILANRDARWFTICLSIMATQASAITFLSTPGQAYVDGMRFVQFYLGLPLAMVVLSATLVPLFHKLKVFTAYEFLEARFDAKTRTLAAGLFLLQRGLAVGLTIYAPALVLSVLLGWDIRVNLALVGTLVLIYTVTGGTRAVSWAQSWQMLIITCGMVAAGALVARRLPAGVGFADALHVAGGLGRLNAIDTSFDVTNRYNLWSGLIGGFFLSLSYFGTDQSQVQRYLSGSSVSQSRMGLLANGLLKVPMQFLILLLGVLVFAAHQFSPPPVFFNPAPVKAALAGPQASEWRKIEARWETVAGERAAAARAFAEARRRGDAAPEREALVRADARAVEVRKAGVEVLRKAAPGTNPSDVNYIFLWYVLHALPAGVVGLVLAAEFSASMSSMSAEINALGATTLVDLWRRFRKGAGPASEVRVTRLATLGWGIFAVAFAEYASRLGSLVEAVNLLGSLFYGTILGIFIVAFYLKRVRGGSAFWAALVAEAAVLACFFLTPISFLWYNVIGCLLVVLLAWVFQAAAGTGVIDKAPPGLENCSRM
- a CDS encoding PIG-L family deacetylase yields the protein MLPRPSVSRPCLLALAGTLGLNAQPAPLPDGAALQGMLDRLRVLGTVLYVAAHPDDENTQVLAALARGRKVRTAYLSMTRGGGGQNLIGTELGEALAAVRTQELLAARRVDGAEQWFTRAVDFGFSKTPAETLRVWGHDAALADVVWVIRRVRPDVILTRFTPEPGGTHGHHTASAILALEAFRAAADPAAFPEQLAYVRPWQARRILWNSFRPREGQPDGTFTRLDPGAYDPLLGRSYAELAAESRSQHRSQGFGALPVRGARPETFEPLDGQKAPGDLLEGVDLTWNRVPGGGEVDALLAKAREAFRPEDPSGALPWLLRARAALDRLPPDPWKAVKGPELTEAIRCAAGLWAEATVERPSAAPGETVPVTLTVLSRLAPGIVLEGIDLGGGATAPRTLEVNQPFSETRRLAVPADAAPAPAPGAAAPPSPLAGLPEAPPAFTAVFRLSSGGVPFSLAVPVVRRHRDPVLGERREPFLVVPPLLVNLAEPVQILADGTPRVLRLDVIAGRGPVAGTVRLAPPPGWTAEPAAFQVRLDRAGDEARLETRLTPPPAPGGGALAVTVDTGAGPVPALSRRLVDHPHIPVQTLLTPAGARVARLDLKKGGTRIGYVMGPGDEIPALLRPLGYRVDLLSDEELATADLAVYDAIVVGIRAFNTRPRLAQLRTRLLDYVAAGGTEVVLYATDQGLVTPALGPYPFTVGRGRVTEEDAPVTFLAPDHPVLAGPNRIGPADFQGWVQERGLYFAQDWDPRYTAVLACSDTGEKPLAGGLLAAPWGRGHFVYTGISFFRQLPEGVGGAYRLFANLLALKGAR
- a CDS encoding chloride channel protein, whose amino-acid sequence is MAWNWRVERTVWDLGLGSAVGALAGCSSALFLYLLERVIATREHHTWLLFALPVLGAASAWLYHRWGGESERGGALILDEVVDFRGRVPVRMAPLVLAGTLLTHLGGGSAGREGTAIQMGAGLATGLGRLRWRWLGLNASRQRLLLMAGVSGGFGALFGTPAAGAVFGMEVITIGLLRYEGLLVCAAASFAGDGVCRLLGAHHAHWRPAAPPLDGLLGLKLLAFAVPAALVAGAFAETTHRLAAWTRARLPHPCLRAFAGGCAVILLALAFRTPDYLNLGTVWLPRVLDAPGPVPGWAFLLKFLFTAVTLGFGFKGGEVTPLFVIGALLGAALAPVLGMPVPFAAAVGYVTVFAAASNTPLASLIMGVELFGAAFAGPLVLTCFLAYVLVGHRGIYGGHRVHTPKMGV
- a CDS encoding winged helix-turn-helix transcriptional regulator produces the protein MVRKACSAAPNVLSPQCPTRMVLDLIADKWTTLVIYLLSQGTRRYGELQREVGGISQKMLTQTLRKLEHDGLVKRVVYPEVPPRTEYSLTELGTTLREPLGALCKWAVEHLPDVEKARKAGARQRARASEALSA
- a CDS encoding NAD(P)H-dependent oxidoreductase — its product is MTAALSAQDLLTVQNRRYATKKFETTPIPAETWAALEASLVLTPSSFGLQPWKFLVVSDPAVRAKLKEASWGQAQVEEASHLVVFLAKDTLSAEDVQHFIARIAEVRGVAPESLAGYRDMMVGTLVTGPRAAHIQEWATRQVYIALGNFMTSAALLGVDTCPMEGLDPARYDEILGLAGTGYHTVCACPAGYRSGDDKYAALAKVRFPVEEIVVHR